One window from the genome of Cryptomeria japonica chromosome 6, Sugi_1.0, whole genome shotgun sequence encodes:
- the LOC131044216 gene encoding uncharacterized protein LOC131044216 — protein sequence MRQHTQGKDLVRAGVTRFATIFLTLQSILAALTSLKQMFVSGEWLNSPYSKKPEGEAVACIVFDNQFAQRAAEIVKVSEPLVRVLRLVDGDKTPMGYLYEAMDRAKESIKNYYKGDRLKFDPIWEIVDRRWNNQLHQPIHAAGYFLNPRFRFGGSYSDSNGEVMEGLSTCIERMVPDVEERDLIVSELQNYEGGRGKLFSSELARRGRTTQTPDAWWQNWGGNTPHLKKFALRVLCQPCSSSNCERNWSLFEAIHTKKRSKLAQKRLNDLVYVQYNLRLRVKKVEELEGGPIDLDDIDPYSDWTSQEQPPLFSDTDITNLERQAMEEGGGFGFRLDDIEEDEDEDEDEDSLPVPEAGGDIASSRMEDESQSTIPSEEAQSRPVPQQTYTTRQSRPSSSTSPHVFARAGKRKL from the exons atgagacaacacacgcaagggaaagatttggtgagagctggtgtcacaaggtttgcaacgattttcttgacgttgcaaagcattcttgctgcattgacttctttgaaacaaatgtttgtgagtggagaatggcttaactcaccttattcaaagaagcctgaaggagaggctgtcgcatgcatagtcttcgacaaccaatttgcacaaagggctgcagagattgtgaag gtgtcagagcccttggttcgagttcttcgcttggtggatggggataaaaccccaatgggatatctttatgaggccatggatagggccaaagagtctatcaaaaattactacaagggggataggctcaaatttgatcccatttgggaaattgttgataggaggtggaacaatcagctccaccaacccattcatgcagcagggtacttcctcaaccctcgttttaggttcgggggttcttactcagattcgaatggagaagtcatggagggcctcagtacatgcattgagaggatggtacctgatgttgaggagagagacctcattgtgagtgagctccaaaattatgagggaggaaggggtaagctattctcttcagagctggctaggagaggaagaaccactcaaaccccag atgcttggtggcaaaattggggtggaaacaccccacatctcaaaaaatttgccctcagagtcttatgtcagccttgcagttcatccaattgtgagcgcaattggagcttgtttgaagcaatccacacgaagaagaggagcaagttagcgcagaaacggctcaatgaccttgtctacgtgcaatataatcttcgattgcgcgtaaagaaggtagaggaactagaaggtggtccaattgacttggatgatatagatccttacagtgattggacatcacaggagcagcctccattgttttccgacactgacatcactaatttggagaggcaggctatggaggaggggggtggatttggtttcaggctggatgacattgaggaggatgaggatgaggatgaggatgaggattcattgccagtgccagaggcaggtggagacatagcttcatccaggatggaggatgagtctcaatcaaccataccgagcgaggaggcacagtcacgcccagtCCCGCAGCAGACTTATACGACTAGAcagtctagaccctctagttctacctctccccatgtttttgctagagctgggaagaggaagttgtaa